Proteins encoded by one window of Glycine soja cultivar W05 chromosome 15, ASM419377v2, whole genome shotgun sequence:
- the LOC114386888 gene encoding ethylene-responsive transcription factor ERF086-like: MSTSRTSDASLKGYESNQTQMNLSLLQRNMSPSGERRGRGKQAEPGRFLGVRRRPWGRYAAEIRNPLTKERHWLGTFDTAQEAALAYDRAALSMKGCQARTNFIYSKDTNTNIFHNALTPMNAQPLLPPSYNTHNPQPINQSGLSHLGNISSHIENPSGMSSSGSPQDDNFFFSSDSNSGYLECIVQDNCSRKSNASASSHDLKLGHVNTSSMHVQPHFDTTHEVLNMQTTVASNSADFSYPSKGLWDCSSNELAAMFKNPSRAEEGCMNALYPFTDSSSYGFMTQAEPVSSTTCSPSLPPFGDADLGYSPF, from the coding sequence ATGTCAACCTCAAGAACCTCAGATGCTTCCCTCAAAGGATATGAGTCCAACCAAACCCAAATGAATTTGTCTCTCCTTCAACGTAACATGTCTCCTTCTGGTGAGAGAAGAGGCCGGGGAAAGCAAGCAGAACCTGGAAGGTTTCTCGGAGTAAGAAGGCGCCCTTGGGGTAGATATGCTGCTGAAATCAGAAACCCTTTAACTAAAGAAAGACATTGGCTTGGAACATTTGACACTGCTCAAGAAGCAGCTCTTGCTTATGACAGAGCTGCTCTGTCCATGAAAGGATGCCAAGCAAGAACCAACTTCATATATTCCAAAGACACCAATACCAACATTTTCCACAATGCTCTCACTCCTATGAATGCTCAACCTCTCTTGCCACCTTCATATAACACTCACAACCCAcaaccaatcaatcaaagtGGCCTATCTCACCTTGGTAACATTTCTTCCCACATTGAAAACCCTTCTGGCATGAGTTCATCTGGGTCACCTCAGGATGATAATTTCTTCTTCTCCAGTGATTCTAACTCGGGCTATCTTGAATGCATAGTTCAGGATAACTGTTCAAGGAAGAGCAATGCCAGTGCTTCAAGTCATGACCTTAAGCTTGGCCACGTTAATACAAGTTCCATGCATGTTCAGCCACATTTTGACACCACTCATGAAGTCCTGAACATGCAAACAACAGTGGCTTCAAACTCCGCAGATTTTTCTTACCCTAGTAAAGGATTATGGGATTGCAGCTCCAATGAACTAGCAGCTATGTTTAAAAATCCATCAAGGGCTGAGGAAGGGTGCATGAATGCATTGTATCCCTTCACTGATAGTTCAAGCTACGGTTTCATGACTCAGGCTGAGCCTGTTTCTTCAACTACATGTTCTCCATCTCTTCCTCCCTTTGGGGATGCTGATTTGGGATACTCACCTTTCTGA